Genomic DNA from Apis mellifera strain DH4 linkage group LG6, Amel_HAv3.1, whole genome shotgun sequence:
AAGTTCGACGTGCACACGATACGGAAACTGGTGAATCGACAGGCAACGACAGACTACTGCCGTCGAGAGGATATCGATTGTTCAAGGAGCATAATGCCCATTGCATACCGGATTTAACATGATTCTTACGAATGCGTAACTATAATCGGGAGTAAACTCTCCCTGTGTTGGAATCGTGGCCTCTCCATCTCTCTTCGCGAGACGCCGATCACGTTGGTAAATTTaagtacaattttataatgatatctaATGCAAATCTACTATTCTATTCAAATGCAGGATACTGGGAAAGATGACAAATGGAAAAAATCAGCCATCGATCTCCTGATCACCGAGAGAGAAAGGCTCTTGTGGCGAGCTCAAGGTTTACCAGTCGATACCGGAAGTCTGGTTGGCGCTTCCTGCGCACTCAGGGGCCCCCTCGTTCCAATATTCGTGGATCCATCCGGTGTTGCGGTTTCGTGGTTGAAGAATAACATCGGTTCGAGAATCGAGATCACGAAGCCAGAAGATGGAAAATTCTTAACAACGTTAGAATTGGCTGTACGATTTGGAAAACCGTTACTGGTGGAGGAAATAGTTGAATTTCCATCGATCTTATTGCCGTTGCTACGTAGACGTCCTTTGAAACTCGGGGAAAGAACTTTGCCAGCCCCTCAGGGCTTCAAACTTTTCTTGGCCACCAGACGAGACAAATTGGATGGCTTCCCTAAAGAAGTAGATGcagttttgtttaaaattgctCTTGGAGCTGGTAGCAAGAGCCTGGCGGAAAGATTCGTCGAGAAGgtgaggaaaattttaatttgtagattaatatatatttaataatatttttatacataaaatgtatTGCATAAATGTAATGGATTTAGagcttttaacttttttaaattctttaaagacTTATAGAATAATAGTGTGAGATactcatgaaaaaaataaattatgaaactaTGTAAAGTattgataaaaagttttttttaacaagtataatagataaattaatgcatataaaatggcaattctaaaaaataaaagaaaaattgatagaatatatttaatgttgcaactttatttcaaagaaaacaattaaatatttcaatatatctcgaagaataaaaaaatatattttaaaagaaactagTATGAAACATATatcatgatataataatatgtttaaaattcgaatattccaagcctattcaattatttctaataacattaaaaatttgcaatataaattacattttcttttagattttttcattctcaataataatatatttcatattatctatgaaattatacgaaacaagaaaataacaactatatttataaaactatatcttaattatctaaataataattatatttgtaaaatatattttacaaatataattatataataccatattatataataaaccatataacctaaaaatcatttcatttataaatcatatacaaatttaatattctccaCTTTTATTACATCCTCGTAATGGATTCTCTTCatatcgtattaaaaataaaaaaaaattagagagaaagagagagaaagaaagagagaggatgatgcttgaaaaaaagattaaaattggaaaatttttagagtGATCGTTCAAAgttgaaaagtaaaatattgaaattgaagattaattactttataatcgTGAGGAGGGGGGTAGGTTCTGTTGAAGGAGACACCGAAGCTTGCGTCGCAACGGAGGGAGGCGTTGGAACGCGAGGAAAAATTATCAGGGGAACGAGACACAGCAAGATTGGATCTGTTGGCGCAGCTGGCCACTGCCAGAGGTCAAGACCTCCTTCAGGAGTCTGAAGGATCCCAGGGAGGGCTTTTGTCGTCTTTGGAAGCCACTCAATCGAAAGCTAAAGAAATAGCTCTGGCCCTTGAGGAAAGTCGACGAAGCTTGGAAGACGTTACCAGGTCGGTGCAACTTCGttaagaaatatgtataatatatatatatcttaaaagtcatggaaaaattattcgcgaaataattaaaagaaaatttcaacgagATAAACAAGATACGATCGTTAAATTGCGTCTTGATTCTTAAAGACGTCATCAAAATAGTTTtagaatcaataattatttgcaatttatttataacgaaatattttataacgaaaatttacaagcataaaatatttttaagataaaaaattgcattattatcatatacatataagtatatttcatatttaaattatattttttccttgctaaatatttttgaagttaTCATTCGCgagtttttattgaaaataattcatttttcagataatttgaattttctagtggaatattttatgcataGCATATTTCGcgtgaaagttttttttaatcctcaaATCTCGGAATTCATGAAgtaatttctctttataaaTGTTCTCTGGTTGCAAAACAAGgtctggaaaaaaagaaaatttacgagAGAATGTTTGTAATgaagtttttaatttccattctaGTTTTTGTTTTGTAAACTTGTTTACAGAAGAGCCAACGAGCACGAGAGATTGGCTAAATTCGCAGCAAACTTGTATAAAACTGTGAGAGGCCTAACTGCATTGAATCCATTGTACGTATTCTCTGCAGAAGCTTTCACTGATATTTATTTGGAGGCGGAGAATTACAGAAAAACGATACTCTCTCAAGATAAAAGGGAACAAGAAAAATTGGTCGAGAAACGGTTGGTAaacgttcgaaaaattatttacatgatattttttttttttttataataaatatccaatttaaataacttttaaatcaatttgaagTTCTATACCAGTGCTTTAAGATTGTTatgagatattaaatattaaaatttatttcataaattatcttaaaatttgatcaaactttaataaatattggatcaatgaatgaaaagttattaaaaacataaaattatatcccttaacaaaaaattctttttgttttttttagatatcatcgtgtaaagaaaagaataagaattaattcatttattatcctcgtcatttattcttcgattttttattcttatatgacCTTATTGATcaaatcagaaaaatatacataatcacattcataatttctatatatatttctataaatattccatattattccatatattGATAAACGTAATAAGCCTTTTCTTGATAATCGATTGAGAtattgagataaaaatttaataatatcgtttcctctattttttgaatatgttttgatgacgaaatttaatttcttctcacatttttttacacgaaaaaataaatttaatttgcatcGGTAATCGCAACAGTTTCATatcatgtattttatttatataaccaataattaatttacatacattaatatttatcgtggCATTAATATCATCGTaactaattatcaatttatttatattaatattcattgtgctttttgaattaaaaaaaaaagctaaatataataacgtatagatttttcacaaaattaataaaattatatataaaaataattatttaattacataatataagaaCTTTCATTACAGGTTAATACAATTGTCCCTCCATTATTGCTCCAAAGCCGTGTATAGGGAACATCGATTGCCAGTCGCATTACAATTGGCGCTTTCATTAAATTCCGTACCAGACGTTGAGAGAAATTTCTTGTTAGGAGAAATTCCATTAAACGGCGATGAAGATTCCGATTACAAAGTACCTGATTGGGTACCCGAGGAACGTCGTCTATCGGTTCGAACTTTAGCTTTAGCATTTCCGCAAGTAAGTTTCTAATGAATCCACTTTTGAACTATAGTGTAGTAAGAACCTCTATTATCCGAATATCCTAATATCCGAATATTCTGTTGTTCCAATCACGCATTATCTCCAATGGAAATAAACTTGAACTTTGAtatatgtttgtatatatgttgtatatatgtaatgagTTAATTATTGAAGTTAAAAGAtacttaagaaattaataatgaaacaattaaattattatggaaTTGGCTAAAGTAACattgagaaatttataatcatcgattattattattattaaaaaaacaaaaggataagatggaaaattaatcgcaatcttttatatgtttgttaaaaaaatattctggaagctaattttataataaaaactgtttcttttatctcaatctttcgatataattactttcctaaaaaaaatataaatcatattcatctaagaaaaatctatcttcgaaaaatttatatggacattttacttttgtattattttcagtttttatgaaagattaatttcacGTCTTATCTCTCATAGATAACGGCGAGAATGACGCTATCGTGGCTAAAGGATGTCAGTAATATCTACgctgaaagaaatttaaccaCGTtccaaaagattttaattatcaaaaccCTTCGCCCGGATTATTTGCATACAGCGTTATCGAAATTGGCCGCGGAGGTATtaggtaatttaatttatatattttaatattaatataatcgaaatgatcatgcatatatcaaaattatcaataaaaattgaattttaaactattctttttaaaaaaaagaaaaacaaatttcgatttatcttgataaaaagtatcgattattcttttctctgttgttagaaaaagagaaatcgatTATTGTTCGTACTTGTTAAAAATACTAACCCACTTTTTCttgcttcttttttatataaccatCGTTTGAAGGAGTGAAGGATTTAGCGCCACCACATTGGTCACTGAGGAAAGTAGCCGAACACGAAACCACATATCCTGTGTTGCTACTTCTGTCACCAGGAGCTGATCCTGGTTCCGAGTTGAGGGCATTAGCGAATAATCGTGTCGCATCCACCACAGGATTTGTCGAGGTGTCCCTGGGACAGGGTCAAGTTGTCCAAGCTGAACTTGCATTGGAGAATGCTTGTCGGTAAtgcatcatttttaatataggaatattatttaaatttatttctatgaaCTAACATTCTATAATTAACAGTGATAATTAATAGCcacaaaaatttctatttaatatttaaagccTTGTTATtatggatataatataatttataacaatagataatgaattaaaaatttataaataaaatagataagatAGATTGTAtcgataaacaaaatttctaacaatttttttattgcttaatatacaatttattttattatttcaaaatatcgataatataaattgatatttattgctattaaatatttaaaaatgttcaaataacaataacataatatgtataaatcttttgattagattttttttttaaatgattactTATGTATGAGAATaatgtagatatatttataataatatatctcagTATAAATTAACGaccattttaaattgaaaattaactgtctgaaaaattattttcatttttttttattttaattttatcctattcgattaaacttttacttttcatttttaatttaaatattattatcaaatgtttATGGTAGTATTCTAATAGCTCtgcaaatttttcactttaattcacaattatgtataataaatttatgtcatAATCCTAGTCAGAAGATCCTACTCAGCTTATAACCGCCGGATCCAATTTTCATCAACAAACGTGGAACAATGCCTTTGAGTCTTAATAGAGCATAAGGAATTTCTATGTAAATGTACAGTACTAGTCTCATTATTCTCACGAATTATAGCGTATCAGAGGTATAAGGTGAATCCTGACTTGAAGGATCTTCTCAATGGtgcatcatattatattaaattacctgtaatctttgttttattatatattttaataatatttagataagaggaataattctcttaataatgtattgaattttttgaaaaaaatatcaagcttatttttcttgtcttttaatttttttctttattattatattcttttatctttcctttccttgtttttttgtattattttgattttgttttacaataatttctctttcaatcatattaaaaaagtcaATGTTTCTTTAAGCacttaatgaagaaaaatataagaaaaaagattaattcttattcagattatttctcataaatacttgaaatatctgaaaagtatttataataaataatttaaattgttggataatttgaaaagtatataagattcgatattaatttcaaaaatttataagccCTGCTTGAATGTTAAGattagatttttgaaaatttaatgaaaattatatttcaaacgaCAAacgtatcgaataaaaaaacgaatcaACATTGTTTACCAAACAGAAACGGGAACTGGATCCTCCTCAGCAATCTGCATCTCGCCCTCAACTGGCTTCCCCGATTGGAAAGCCTGCTTAGATCGCCCATGTGCACGGCCAACAAGAATCCCGCAACGAGGATCTGGTTAACCACCGAGGGATGCCTGGGATTCTATCCAAGCCTCGCTGGTCTGTGCTTGAAGCTCGCTTACGAACCACCCGAGGGTGTGAAAAGGAACGTGAAACGTTCCCTCCACCAACTCCATCAAAAGCACGAGAACGCCATGAACTTGGCTGGTAGCCTTTTGCTGTCCTGGTTGCACGCCACTCTTCAGGAACGGCGAAAGTTCGTGCCGCAGGGTTGGATCAGGTCGTACGAGTGGAACGAGTCGGATCTCGAGGCCGCTTACGAATTGGTCGTGAGGAAGATGGATGATGGCAAGAGGAGCGAGAAAGACAAGGATGGAAATTGGCAAACTGGGAGAGGATTGCTGGACGTGGCCATTTATGGGGGCCGTCTTCAGGACGATTACGATATGGGGGCGCTGCGCTCGATCGTTCGAGACGTTTGGTCGTCCGAGGTGTTCGAAGGGCGCAGGAAGTTGGCAGGTGTCCTCAGAGTGACTAACGATTCGTTCGAGGACCTAGTCAAGGCTTTGGAACGCATCTCGGATAACGACTCGCCTAAGGAGCGGTTTGGATTACCCGCGAATGCGCACAGGGCTTGGGAGAGGACCGCGGCTGAGGCGGCATTGTTGCATTTAAAAGGTTCgttgcattaattattaatttatatgtttgataaatatcgataataatcatTGAATCGATAAtggataaaagtaaatataatttctattttatttattatttatctttgttgCAACTTATAGGCAACATTTTTACGTGacaataacttttaatttaaaaaaatagaaattgttaatatttgatattttaatgaaaattattaaatatcggtaattaaaaatctaaaacaagTTTAATTCGAGACGCAACATATTATAGGAATTTCTCATTCCATGAACTTTttccagaaaaataaaaaatagatttcctTTTGCGTTTGATAAAAGTATTGTTCCAAACCAATATGTTTCGGATTTTATcacatttttcatctttttgcTATTGTTTTTTCCATCTATCGAAAATCAATATCCGCCATCAGGAacttcttttgatttttgatgtGGTTTCGAATACATATGCAAAGTATATGATTGATGATTGAAAGAAGTAtcgtaatatgaaaaatgatatattttattaatctcaaCATCtcttgtttattatttcttcatttaactACGTtccttttctattataattacacgtataaatgattgtttatttatttgattagtagattatatatatactataaataaaatttacaatttatcattttcaaattatttataaaatatatataaataaaatagtataaagaaatttttgtcaacaatttttgttgaattattttgttgaagtttcttctttatttcaatttttaaatttgaataaaaaaaaagaaagaaaataaaataagaaaatttttttatttttcgaaattatctttatactAATaagtttacattaaaaattctaattacattaattaattctaatttctttgaaacattatttttcataaaagctTCAATATCTTTTAACGCTGTTATTATGGCATTACTCTCTTTTGTATTAAACCCTTTATTGGTAATGAAAGATCAAAGGGTcggaaaattcaaataaattttcataaaattatcgataggTGTTTTAATCAAAGTGTCTGGTAACGACGACAAGAATAGcaagaaaatggaaatgaaaattcaaagggATTTGAAAGAATTGATTGATCGCAATGGTTCGATATTTGGGTCATCGAAAGTGgaacaagagaaaaataaaaatccgttgaaaaatttctttatcgatGAAATGAATTTGACCAAGAAAACATTGAATCTTATTCGTGTCGATGTGGAATCAGCTCGTTTCGAGGATACCaaggtaaaatatataaacttaatcTTTCtagcaattatttaaaatattttttcatacataaataaattaccttcacttcaaaaaattattatgaatccaataacaaaatatcgaatacatactttgatcatttattttagattttatattataatttactttgaATCAGGTTCAAAAGTTAATTTTGCTGTAAATTAAACTGTTTATAACATAAACGTGTGTTGCTTATAATCCATTCTTAGTATCAACTTGCAAACTATCCTCGTTTACAGTAACCCTTACTTTGTAACTGGGTTAAAGTTAGAGAATCAAGCGCCAGTTAGCATCTTCAATTTCCAGACTCCCAAGCATTGGATGGAAAACTGGAAGTATGGTCCAAACGAGATTTTGCCTTTCGTTAAAGGCTTGTTACTTAGGCATCAAGCCTTGGAGGGATTCCTGTCCGAATTTTTACCTGTCGTCGATATGTCGCGATTGGCGAGGCCGCGGGCATTTTTGACTGTTCTTAAACAGCACACTGCGCGTGAAACGCGACAGCCTATGGAGAATCTTCGTCTTTGCGTGAACTGGTTCGAAAATGACAGGAACGACGATTGGAAGGTATCGTTGCTCGTCGAGGGACTTTTAATATCTGGTAATTTCACtcgattaatctaaaaataaaaatgatctaaATAAACAGATctgtcaaattaaattaaattaaaggaaaattaaataattaaatacatagtATATcagctataaaattatagaactGATATTACGTCTTCGAGGATttcttataattctaaatcatATTTCATGATCAAGTCAAGcacaaattttcttcaattttatttcaataatttttattttatattcattttctctaactttgttttcattttctgtaaaatttcattttgatctGGTTATTAGTTGCTGATCAGTTTGTTAACTAtgtccaatttttatatatacatttctttctctttcttttctatatccATCTTTGtccttttgaatatttttaaataaaccccttttttttataataaaaaactttgcttataaattgtttcattattaatttcttaagtaTCTTTAACTTCAATAATTAActcattacatatatacaacatatatacaaacatataTCAAAGTTCAAGTTTATTTCCATTGGAGATAATGCGTGATTGGAACAACAGAATATTCGGATATTAGGATATTCGGATAATAGAGGTTCTTACTACACTATAGTTCAAAAGTGGATTCATTAGAAACTTACTTGCGGAAATGCTAAAGCTAAAGTTCGAACCGATAGACGACGTTCCTCGGGTACCCAATCAGGTACTTTGTAATCGGAATCTTCATCGCCGTTTAATGGAATTTCTCCTAACAAGAAATTTCTCTCAACGTCTGGTACGGAATTTAATGAAAGCGCCAATTGTAATGCGACTGGCAATCGATGTTCCCTATACACGGCTTTGGAGCAATAATGGAGGGACAATTGTATTAACCTGTAATGAAAGttcttatattatgtaattaaataattatttttatatataattttattaattttgtgaaaaatctatacgttattatatttagcttttttttttaattcaaaaagcacaatgaatattaatataaataaattgataattagttACGATGATATTAATGccacgataaatattaatgtatgtaaattaattattggttatataaataaaatacatgatATGAAACTGTTGCGATTACCgatgcaaattaaatttattttttcgtgtaaaaaaatgtgagaagaaattaaatttcgtcatcaaaacatattcaaaaaatagaggaaacgatattattaaatttttatctcaataTCTCAATCGATTATCAAGAAAAGGCTTATTACGTTTATCaatatatggaataatatggaatatttatagaaatatatatagaaattatgaatgtgattatgtatatttttctgatttgATCAATAAGgtcatataagaataaaaaatcgaagaataaatgacgaggataataaatgaattaattcttattcttttctttacacgatgatatctaaaaaaaacaaaaagaattttttgttaagggatataattttatgtttttaataacttttcattcattgatccaatatttattaaagtttgatcaaattttaagataatttatgaaataaattttaatatttaatatctcatAACAATCTTAAAGCACTGGTATAGAActtcaaattgatttaaaagttatttaaattggatatttattataaaaaaaaaaaaaaatatcatgtaaataatttttcgaacgttTACCAACCGTTTCTCGACCAATTTTTCTTGTTCCCTTTTATCTTGAGAGAGTATCGTTTTTCTGTAATTCTCCGCCTCCAAATAAATATCAGTGAAAGCTTCTGCAGAGAATACGTACAATGGATTCAATGCAGTTAGGCCTCTCACAGTTTTATACAAGTTTGCTGCGAATTTAGCCAATCTCTCGTGCTCGTTGGCTCTTCTGTAAACAAGTTTACAAAACAAAAACtagaatggaaattaaaaacttcATTACAAACATTCTctcgtaaattttctttttttccagacCTTGTTTTGCAACCAGAGAACAtttataaagagaaattacTTCATGAATTCCGAGATttgaggattaaaaaaaactttcacgCGAAATATGCtatgcataaaatattccactagaaaattcaaattatctgaaaaatgaattattttcaataaaaactcGCGAATGAtaacttcaaaaatatttagcaaggaaaaaatataatttaaatatgaaatatacttatatgtatatgataataatgcaattttttatcttaaaaatattttatgcttgtaaattttcgttataaaatatttcgttataaataaattgcaaataattattgattctaAAACTATTTTGATGACGTCTTTAAGAATCAAGACGCAATTTAACGATCGTATCTTGTTTATctcgttgaaattttcttttaattatttcgcgaataatttttccatgacttttaagatatatatatattatacatatttcttaaCGAAGTTGCACCGACCTGGTAACGTCTTCCAAGCTTCGTCGACTTTCCTCAAGGGCCAGAGCTATTTCTTTAGCTTTCGATTGAGTGGCTTCCAAAGACGACAAAAGCCCTCCCTGGGATCCTTCAGACTCCTGAAGGAGGTCTTGACCTCTGGCAGTGGCCAGCTGCGCCAACAGATCCAATCTTGCTGTGTCTCGTTCCCCTGATAATTTTTCCTCGCGTTCCAACGCCTCCCTCCGTTGCGACGCAAGCTTCGGTGTCTCCTTCAACAGAACCTACCCCCCTCCTCAcgattataaagtaattaatcttcaatttcaatattttacttttcaacTTTGAACGATCactctaaaaattttccaattttaatctttttttcaagcatcatcctctctctttctttctctctctttctctctaatttttttttatttttaatacgatatGAAGAGAATCCATTACGAGGATGTAATAAAAGtggagaatattaaatttgtatatgatttataaatgaaatgatttttaggttatatggtttattatataatatggtattatataattatatttgtaaaatatattttacaaatataattattatttagataattaagatatagttttataaatatagttgttattttcttgtttcgtataatttcatagataatatgaaatatattattattgagaatgaaaaaatctaaaagaaaatgtaatttatattgcaaatttttaatgttattagaaataattgaataggcttggaatattcgaattttaaacatattattatatcatgatATATGTTTCATActagtttcttttaaaatatatttttttattcttcgagatatattgaaatatttaattgttttctttgaaataaagttgcaacattaaatatattctatcaatttttcttttattttttagaattgccattttatatgcattaatttatctattatacttgttaaaaaaaactttttatcaatACTTTACAtagtttcataatttatttttttcatgagtATCTCACACTATTATTCTATAAgtctttaaagaatttaaaaaagttaaaagctCTAAATCCATTACATTTATGCAatacattttatgtataaaaatattattaaatatatattaatctacaaattaaaattttcctcacCTTCTCGACGAATCTTTCCGCCAGGCTCTTGCTACCAGCTCCAAGagcaattttaaacaaaactgCATCTACTTCTTTAGGGAAGCCATCCAATTTGTCTCGTCTGGTGGCCAAGAAAAGTTTGAAGCCCTGAGGGGCTGGCAAAGTTCTTTCCCCGAGTTTCAAAGGACGTCTACGTAGCAACGGCAATAAGATCGATGGAAATTCAACTATTTCCTCCACCAGTAACGGTTTTCCAAATCGTACAGCCAATTCTAACGTTGTTAAGAATTTTCCATCTTCTGGCTTCGTGATCTCGATTCTCGAACCGATGTTATTCTTCAACCACGAAACCGCAACACCGGATGGATCCACGAATATTGGAACGAGGGGGCCCCTGAGTGCGCAGGAAGCGCCAACCAGACTTCCGGTATCGACTGGTAAACCTTGAGCTCGCCACAAGAGCCTTTCTCTCTCGGTGATCAGGAGATCGATGGCTGATTTTTTCCATTTGTCATCTTTCCCAGTATCCTGCATTTGAATAGAATAGTAGATTTGCATtagatatcattataaaattgtacttaaattataaaaaaattatagttaataatacaaaaatttacagtctaataatttgttactttgaacgtgaaaaaaattatatctaagcTATTGCTATtacttatgtattatttttaatagtaatattttatacagcata
This window encodes:
- the LOC113218561 gene encoding cytoplasmic dynein 2 heavy chain 1-like, with product MQIYYSIQMQDTGKDDKWKKSAIDLLITERERLLWRAQGLPVDTGSLVGASCALRGPLVPIFVDPSGVAVSWLKNNIGSRIEITKPEDGKFLTTLELAVRFGKPLLVEEIVEFPSILLPLLRRRPLKLGERTLPAPQGFKLFLATRRDKLDGFPKEVDAVLFKIALGAGSKSLAERFVEKVLLKETPKLASQRREALEREEKLSGERDTARLDLLAQLATARGQDLLQESEGSQGGLLSSLEATQSKAKEIALALEESRRSLEDVTRRANEHERLAKFAANLYKTVRGLTALNPLYVFSAEAFTDIYLEAENYRKTILSQDKREQEKLVEKRLIQLSLHYCSKAVYREHRLPVALQLALSLNSVPDVERNFLLGEIPLNGDEDSDYKVPDWVPEERRLSVRTLALAFPQITARMTLSWLKDVSNIYAERNLTTFQKILIIKTLRPDYLHTALSKLAAEVLGVKDLAPPHWSLRKVAEHETTYPVLLLLSPGADPGSELRALANNRVASTTGFVEVSLGQGQVVQAELALENACRNGNWILLSNLHLALNWLPRLESLLRSPMCTANKNPATRIWLTTEGCLGFYPSLAGLCLKLAYEPPEGVKRNVKRSLHQLHQKHENAMNLAGSLLLSWLHATLQERRKFVPQGWIRSYEWNESDLEAAYELVVRKMDDGKRSEKDKDGNWQTGRGLLDVAIYGGRLQDDYDMGALRSIVRDVWSSEVFEGRRKLAGVLRVTNDSFEDLVKALERISDNDSPKERFGLPANAHRAWERTAAEAALLHLKGVLIKVSGNDDKNSKKMEMKIQRDLKELIDRNGSIFGSSKVEQEKNKNPLKNFFIDEMNLTKKTLNLIRVDVESARFEDTKTPKHWMENWKYGPNEILPFVKGLLLRHQALEGFLSEFLPVVDMSRLARPRAFLTVLKQHTARETRQPMENLRLCVNWFENDRNDDWKVSLLVEGLLISGNFTRLI